The window TATTTAATGCAGGTAAAATATCCTCTTCCTTAATCGGTTTTACCAAATATCCAAAAATACCTACTACAGAAGAAGCTTCCTCAACAAGCTCATATTGGCTATATGCTGTAAGCAATACAACAGGACATATCTCTTCTTCATTAATTATTTTAGCAGCCTCCAATCCATCTATACTGCCAGGCATCTTTATATCCATTAAAACCACATCTGGTCTTAAATTCCTCGCCAGATTCACAGCAGTTTCTCCATCAGATGCTTCACCCACTATTATGCAATGTTTCTCTTGTAGCATTTCCCTTATATCCATCCTTATTATAGGTTCATCATCTACAATTAAGACCCGCATAATACCCCTTCCTTATTTTTTCAAAATCCTACATACTGCAATTTATTTATTAAAGGGAATTTAATTTCTACCATAGCGCCATTATTATTTTTAATATTTATAAAACCTCTCAGGTCCTCTTCTACCAAGGTTTTTATAATGCTTAGACCTAAATTTTTTGATTTATCAAGGGAAAAATCGCTATTGAAGCCTATACCATCATCTTGAACCAATAAATATATTTCATTATTTCTCTCTTTAACCCTTATTATAATTTCTCCCTCGTTTTTCCCAACAAAAGCATGCTCCATAGCATTATGTATTAGTTCATTTATAATAAGTGCTATAGAAGTAGCCTGTCTTGAAGTAAGCTTTATAAGTTGACAATCTATTTTTATACTTATATTTTTATGAGGGTCGGTCATAAACGAAATCATTTCCACTATTTTGCTTATTACATTATTTATATCCACTAATTCCATCTCTTCTTTTGATAAAATGTCGTGTACTACAGCAATACTTAGAATCCTGCTTATACTATCATTAAAAGATTTTCTTGCCTTTCTTGATTTAACCCTTCTTGCCTGTATTCTTAACAAACTCGCAACAGTTTGAAGATTATTTTTTATTCTATGATGTATCTCTTTCATTACCAACGATTGCAGCATCAATTCCCTTTCCTTTATCCTTATTTCAGTTATATCTCTTATCAGCATCAATGCACCTGCTGTTTCATCAGAACTATTTAATGGTATTGAAGTTATTGCTAGATTTAATCCATTTATTTGAGATTCCATATACATTTGCTCCGCAATAAAATCACTTCTAACACCTAATTCAGGAATTATTTCAGTAATTCTTTTATCTTTCAACTCTTCTCCTAAAAAACCTATTCTATTAAATAAATCCCTCGCAGCATTGTTATAATAGGTAATCGCACCGTTTTTGT of the Thermovenabulum gondwanense genome contains:
- a CDS encoding ANTAR domain-containing response regulator — encoded protein: MRVLIVDDEPIIRMDIREMLQEKHCIIVGEASDGETAVNLARNLRPDVVLMDIKMPGSIDGLEAAKIINEEEICPVVLLTAYSQYELVEEASSVVGIFGYLVKPIKEEDILPALNMAIAKWSSYKKLKEENNELKNKLESRKIIEIAKGIIMEKYKLSEKEAYKKMQKLSMDFRKNMVEIAKYIIINNKFDEIMKI
- a CDS encoding sensor histidine kinase, with product MIQKHIEELCKKFSDLNQEEIKVVERLSEVLQIVADLTQADIFIDSITKDPDAAIVVAEAKPRTAKSLYRFSVVGQLALKQNEPAVIRTQQTGLPTIGMRGISQEGVPIKQSVVPITSKTGRTIGTLIMEQDITEQVFQEKKVKDLIETTEHLSETLFKLAFAEGRISDILPDGLLIVNKNGAITYYNNAARDLFNRIGFLGEELKDKRITEIIPELGVRSDFIAEQMYMESQINGLNLAITSIPLNSSDETAGALMLIRDITEIRIKERELMLQSLVMKEIHHRIKNNLQTVASLLRIQARRVKSRKARKSFNDSISRILSIAVVHDILSKEEMELVDINNVISKIVEMISFMTDPHKNISIKIDCQLIKLTSRQATSIALIINELIHNAMEHAFVGKNEGEIIIRVKERNNEIYLLVQDDGIGFNSDFSLDKSKNLGLSIIKTLVEEDLRGFINIKNNNGAMVEIKFPLINKLQYVGF